The Prosthecobacter fusiformis sequence AGTCATTACGGAACTGACTGGCATGGATGCCCAGACCATTATCCGCTACCAGGAGCAAGGGTTTATCCGACCCGCATCAGGGCAAGCCGCAGACAGCGCTTTGTTTGATGCCGAATCACTGCGTCAGCTTCGTCGTATCGAGCACCTCCGCTCCACCTGTGCTGTCAATGACACGGGTCTGAAACTCATCCTGGATCTACTTCATGAGATCGAGTGCCTCCGCCAGGAAAGGCGACAGAGCGTACGATAAATCCATCAGTGAGCCTCTTGTCTGCGTAAGCGCCGCACCATTTTCATCACCTCCAGCGCATTGCGGGTAATGGTCTGCCAGTCCTCCTTTTGAATAACCTCACGGGGTGCCAGCCAGGAACCACCCAGTGCATGCACCGAGGGCTCCATCAAATAAGCCTCCGCATTGCCTGCCGCCACACCGCCTAACGGGATGTATTTCACACCCAAATGGGCAAAGGGTGCCGCGATGGCGCGTAGATACGCCAGGCCTCCGCAGGGTTCAGAGGGAAAGAACTTCAGCAAACGGCAGCCTTGCTCCACAGCCAGCTCAATGTCTGTGGGCGTACAGACCCCGGGAGCGAACGGCAAGCCGATGCGCTGAGCCGCTGCCACCACGCGCGGATTCATTCCTGGTGCCACGCCAAAAGCTGCACCAGCCTCCTTCACCTCGCGCACTTGCTGGGGATTGAGAATGGTTCCCATGCCCACCATCATCCCAGGGACTTCTTCACGAATGCAGCGCAGTGCCTGCATAGCCACCGGAGTGCGCAGTGTCAGCTCGATGCAGTCTACACCGCCTTCCATGAGGGCTTTTGCGACTGGCACCGCAGACTCCGCATGATCCAGCATCAGTACGGCGATGACCCCGGTCTGGTAGAGGTGAAGTTCCAGGGGTTCAGGAAAACAAGAAGAAGACATTCGGAGAGCAAGCGGGATGAATCCCGGTATCTCCATCATGGGGATAATCCCGCATGATGCAGGGAGAAAATAAAAAAGTTAATCTGGGCACATCCACCTCGCTCCACGCCCACGAACCAACACCGGACAGCTCCTTTGTCACTCCCAGTGTCACATCTGTTCAAAGACACTACAAAATTTATCTCACACCCATTTCTACCCTTTGCGTCTGATCTCTTCAGGCACAAAACCCAACCCAAAACGACACAACACCATGAATACAAAATCACTCGCCACACTTAGCTGCATGCTGCTCTCCTCGGCAGCCTTTGCAGGCACCACCCCCATTGCTCCTCAGGTCCAGCCTGAAATATACGAGCCTGTCCTGATCTCGTATTCCAACGTCTCCGTCGGCTATCAATACACCTCGGCTGATTTCCTGGGTGCAGATATCGATGGTCATGGTGCTGGCATCGGCCTTGAAATTTCACCAGTCGATCACTTGTACTTTGCGATCAATGGCTCCTGGTCAGACGTGGACGCCTTTGATGTGGACTTTGATTACTGGACAGGCAAAGCCGGTATCGGTGGTTACATTCCACTGACCGAAAACATTCACTTCGTCACCGAAGTGGGAGCTAGTTATGCCAATCTTTCCCTCGCTGATTTTGATGTCGGCACGGATGACTGGGGCATCTATGTGACGCCTCACTTCCGCATGAAGTTCGGCCAGTTCGAAACGCATATCGGTGTCACCTATGACAGCAATGACCTTGCAGTGACCGAATACTCCGCTTTTGCACGCCTTCTTTATGCCGTCTCTCCAGAGATGGACATCTATGTCGGTGCCAATCGTGGCTTGGATGACAACGATGCTTTTGAAGACGTCTTCGGTCTCCAGGCCGGCCTTCGCTTCAAATTCTAACCGGTCAGAGTTTCATCTCTCAAGCAACGTGCACCTTCATCTGAGGGTGCACGTTTTTTTTGCACACGCAGGGTATCCGCTTCTTGCGATCTTCACAGTACCCTTATGAGAGCTATCTGGAAAGGCACCATCAGTTTTGGACTCGTTTCCATTCCTGTATCGTTGTATCCCGCCATCCGCCGAGAAGATCTTCATTTCCGGCTTTTGCGTGGTGCTGACCACAGCGTGGTTAACTATAAGCGTGTGGCTGAGAACGACGGCAAAGAAGTCCCCTGGGACAAGATCGTCAAAGGTTACGAATACGAAAAGGGCAAGTTCGT is a genomic window containing:
- a CDS encoding chaperone modulator CbpM, with amino-acid sequence MTSDHSSTEAGPLYEAETDTAYSIEVITELTGMDAQTIIRYQEQGFIRPASGQAADSALFDAESLRQLRRIEHLRSTCAVNDTGLKLILDLLHEIECLRQERRQSVR
- the eda gene encoding bifunctional 4-hydroxy-2-oxoglutarate aldolase/2-dehydro-3-deoxy-phosphogluconate aldolase yields the protein MSSSCFPEPLELHLYQTGVIAVLMLDHAESAVPVAKALMEGGVDCIELTLRTPVAMQALRCIREEVPGMMVGMGTILNPQQVREVKEAGAAFGVAPGMNPRVVAAAQRIGLPFAPGVCTPTDIELAVEQGCRLLKFFPSEPCGGLAYLRAIAAPFAHLGVKYIPLGGVAAGNAEAYLMEPSVHALGGSWLAPREVIQKEDWQTITRNALEVMKMVRRLRRQEAH